Proteins encoded within one genomic window of Sminthopsis crassicaudata isolate SCR6 chromosome X, ASM4859323v1, whole genome shotgun sequence:
- the P2RY10 gene encoding putative P2Y purinoceptor 10, whose product MGSNGTSNTVNNCSNTNVTFQYSLYAATYIVIFIPGLLANSVALWVLCRFISKKNKAIIFMINMSVADLAHVLSLPLRIYYYINHHWPFQEFLCLLCFYLKYLNMYASICFLTCISLQRCFFLLKPFKARNWKRRYDVAISATIWVVVGTACLPFPILRSVSLTNKSQCFADLGYRQMQMAASVAVITLAELAGFVVPVVIITWCTWKTVISLQHPRVTCEGDTEKQKALRMVFMCAGVFFICFIPYHINFLFYTLVKEKVITSCSIIQSTLYLHPFSLCLASLCCCLDPILYYFTTSEFRDQLSRHGSSVIRSRLMSRESGSSMVS is encoded by the coding sequence ATGGGCAGCAATGGCACAAGCAATACAGTCAACAACTGCAGTAACACAAATGTAACGTTTCAGTACTCACTTTATGCAGCCACATATATTGTGATCTTCATCCCTGGTCTTTTGGCCAATAGCGTAGCCCTGTGGGTCTTGTGCCGCTTCATCAGCAAAAAGAACAAGGCCATCATCTTCATGATCAATATGTCTGTGGCTGATCTCGCCCACGTTCTCTCACTACCGCTGCGAATCTATTACTACATAAACCACCACTGGCCCTTCCAGGAATTCCTGTGCCTTCTCTGTTTCTACCTGAAGTACCTCAACATGTATGCGAGTATCTGCTTCCTGACTTGCATTAGTCTGCAGCGATGCTTCTTCCTTCTCAAACCTTTCAAGGCCCGAAATTGGAAGCGCAGGTACGATGTGGCCATCAGTGCCACCATCTGGGTTGTCGTTGGAACTGCCTGCTTGCCCTTTCCTATCCTGAGAAGTGTTAGCCTGACCAACAAGTCCCAATGCTTTGCTGACCTGGGATACAGGCAGATGCAGATGGCAGCCTCAGTGGCAGTGATCACATTGGCTGAGCTAGCTGGCTTTGTGGTTCCTGTTGTCATCATTACCTGGTGCACCTGGAAGACAGTGATATCTTTGCAGCATCCACGTGTGACCTGTGAAGGGGACACTGAGAAACAGAAAGCTCTTCGAATGGTCTTCATGTGTGCTGGCGTCTTCTTTATTTGTTTCATACCCTACCACataaacttccttttttataCCTTGGTGAAGGAAAAAGTTATCACTAGCTGCTCTATCATTCAAAGCACACTTTATTTACACCCTTTCTCCTTGTGCCTTGCAAGTCTGTGTTGCTGCTTAGATCCAATCTTGTATTATTTCACTACTTCTGAGTTCCGTGACCAACTCTCCCGCCACGGTAGTTCAGTGATCCGATCCCGGCTTATGAGTAGGGAAAGTGGCTCTTCAATGGTGAGCTAA